A genomic stretch from Dehalobacter sp. includes:
- a CDS encoding ArsR family transcriptional regulator, whose amino-acid sequence CLGLPQATVSQHLALLKNKGIIEGKREGVEVHYSVIHPLAKQIVYLMTQ is encoded by the coding sequence GTGCCTTGGACTTCCCCAAGCGACAGTTTCCCAACATCTTGCACTCCTCAAGAACAAGGGAATTATCGAAGGTAAGCGTGAAGGTGTAGAAGTACACTACAGCGTAATTCACCCTCTTGCAAAACAAATTGTCTATCTCATGACCCAATAG